In one window of Arthrobacter pascens DNA:
- a CDS encoding NADPH-dependent F420 reductase — protein sequence MTTTTTTTIGIIGAGHIGSQVARKAVELGYDVVISNSRGPETLAELVAELGPRARAATPAEAAAAADFAVVTVPLKNYKDIPVEPLAGKIVIDTNNYYWERDGHIPALDNGEATTSGLLQEHLPESKVAKGFNHIMAAEITTDGTPAGTPDRRALATASDYPEAAELVTRLYDEFGFDTVNIGLLTDSWRVERDRPAYVIRQNEAELKENLARATRTI from the coding sequence ATGACAACAACAACAACAACAACAATCGGAATCATCGGTGCAGGACACATTGGAAGCCAGGTCGCCCGGAAGGCCGTGGAGCTCGGCTATGACGTGGTCATCAGCAACTCACGCGGGCCGGAAACCTTGGCGGAACTCGTAGCGGAACTGGGTCCCCGGGCCCGTGCGGCGACGCCCGCGGAAGCAGCGGCCGCTGCGGACTTCGCGGTGGTCACCGTTCCGCTCAAGAATTACAAGGACATTCCGGTTGAGCCGCTGGCCGGCAAGATCGTCATCGACACCAACAACTACTACTGGGAGCGGGACGGACACATCCCGGCCCTGGACAACGGCGAAGCCACCACGTCCGGGCTCCTGCAGGAACACCTTCCGGAGTCCAAAGTGGCCAAAGGCTTCAACCACATCATGGCTGCGGAGATCACCACAGACGGCACGCCGGCCGGTACGCCGGACCGCCGTGCCCTGGCCACCGCCAGCGACTACCCGGAGGCAGCTGAACTGGTGACCCGGCTGTATGACGAGTTTGGCTTTGACACCGTCAACATCGGCCTGCTGACCGACAGCTGGCGCGTTGAGCGGGACCGCCCTGCCTACGTCATCCGCCAAAATGAGGCAGAGCTCAAGGAAAACCTGGCGAGGGCGACGCGGACCATTTAG
- a CDS encoding SRPBCC family protein encodes MGTQVEKRIVVDVPVSTAYNQWTRFEDFPHFMGGVESVTQLGNNRLKWVAHIAGVRRQWEAKILEQTPDRRVAWASIEGATNAGEVEFEDAGGGKSLLKLTLEYQPEGVVEKVGSMLHVVAHQAEADLKKFKKFIEHEAHASGSWRESPPAQAEGTAGAGATGGYTGRFAHPFDQTNGLVDFEGESDETAEGEIQSAAERRRERRGYLPPIDGNMGQH; translated from the coding sequence GTGGGCACACAAGTGGAAAAGCGGATTGTGGTTGACGTTCCGGTGAGCACCGCCTACAACCAGTGGACCCGGTTCGAGGACTTTCCGCACTTCATGGGTGGTGTGGAGAGCGTGACGCAACTGGGCAATAACCGGCTGAAGTGGGTGGCGCACATCGCGGGGGTCCGCCGGCAGTGGGAAGCCAAGATCCTTGAGCAGACTCCGGACCGCAGGGTCGCCTGGGCGTCCATCGAGGGCGCCACGAATGCCGGGGAAGTCGAATTCGAGGACGCCGGCGGTGGCAAGAGCTTGCTGAAGCTGACCTTGGAATACCAGCCGGAGGGCGTGGTGGAGAAGGTCGGCTCCATGCTCCACGTTGTCGCCCACCAGGCCGAGGCCGACCTGAAGAAGTTCAAGAAATTCATTGAGCACGAGGCGCATGCATCCGGTTCCTGGCGGGAATCGCCTCCCGCGCAGGCGGAGGGCACAGCGGGGGCAGGAGCCACGGGCGGTTACACGGGCCGTTTCGCGCACCCGTTCGACCAGACCAACGGCTTGGTGGACTTCGAGGGCGAGTCCGACGAAACGGCGGAGGGTGAGATCCAGAGCGCCGCCGAACGCAGGCGGGAAAGGCGTGGCTACCTGCCCCCGATCGACGGCAATATGGGCCAGCACTGA
- a CDS encoding SRPBCC family protein — MSTKVEKRILVNVPVSTAYNQWTQFEEFPHFMGGVKSVKQLSDDRLEWVAEIAGVRRKWTAQVLEQVPDRKVAWAATEGATNAGSVEFEDVGGGQTSLRLVLEYDPEGWVEKVGDKLHIVERQAEADLKKFKEFIEHEGYATGAWRGSVNEGSSVGTPGVEDAAASRGDSGKAGVSGTMAAAAGAAAAAGAAAAMSAGTNKDAEEGRDVTGMDTSVPMESVSTDPDMSTGPAVTGASDNPMAERGDDRIGHPFDQTNGLVDLEGESDETLEGETRSAAERREDDGRPDGLPPLGGNLGQH, encoded by the coding sequence GTGAGCACTAAGGTGGAGAAACGCATTCTGGTGAACGTTCCGGTCAGCACGGCATACAACCAGTGGACCCAGTTCGAGGAATTCCCGCATTTCATGGGCGGCGTCAAAAGCGTGAAGCAACTCAGCGATGACCGTCTGGAGTGGGTGGCCGAAATTGCGGGTGTGCGCAGGAAGTGGACAGCCCAGGTCCTGGAGCAGGTTCCCGACCGCAAGGTTGCCTGGGCGGCCACGGAAGGCGCAACCAACGCCGGTTCCGTGGAGTTCGAGGATGTGGGTGGCGGCCAGACCTCTTTGAGGCTGGTCCTCGAATACGACCCCGAGGGCTGGGTTGAAAAGGTGGGAGACAAGCTGCACATCGTTGAGCGGCAGGCCGAGGCAGACCTGAAAAAGTTCAAGGAGTTCATCGAACATGAGGGCTATGCCACCGGTGCCTGGCGGGGCTCGGTCAACGAGGGCAGTTCCGTGGGCACGCCCGGCGTTGAGGACGCTGCAGCATCACGGGGCGATTCAGGCAAGGCTGGCGTCTCGGGCACAATGGCTGCGGCAGCGGGAGCGGCCGCGGCAGCAGGCGCGGCGGCAGCCATGAGCGCAGGCACGAACAAGGACGCCGAAGAGGGCCGTGACGTGACCGGCATGGACACGTCCGTTCCCATGGAATCCGTTTCTACCGACCCGGACATGTCAACCGGGCCGGCTGTGACCGGCGCCAGCGACAACCCGATGGCCGAACGTGGGGATGACCGGATCGGGCACCCCTTCGACCAGACCAACGGCCTGGTGGATCTCGAGGGCGAGTCCGATGAAACGCTCGAGGGCGAAACCCGCAGTGCGGCCGAACGCCGTGAAGACGATGGCCGGCCTGACGGCCTTCCTCCACTGGGTGGCAACCTGGGTCAGCACTGA
- a CDS encoding exo-rhamnogalacturonan lyase family protein codes for MTEMTHVRWIDGGAPLELSAGTTWGMPFARGTVARPEALTVRDADGRPVASQTWPLATWPDGSLKWAGLALAATDSPSAEYRVAFDGGIQPEAGTAPRVDVTETEEAVTVGTGTLQMEIRRRGSSLFSTLSRNGVTVARDGRLVSLLQDGLPDGAGTATREAFTGEVTDVVIEQRGPVRAVVRLEGKHLPDSATSERRGWLPFVVRLYFYAGARSVRMVHSFIWDGDANQDFLAGLGVRFTVPLEGELHDRHVRIAGADGGFLLEAVRGLTGLRRDPGEAVRQAQLAGERTPPVEEWNEEVSSRLHLIPAWNDYTLAQLSADGFELRKRTAANHGWVGISGGTRAAGFCSLSDPSGGFGVGIKDFWQSHPGQLDIRNAATGEASLTAWLYSPEAQPMDLRFYHDGLGQDTFEKQLDGLEITYEDYEPGFGNPTGIARTHELSLFAYSSTPATESLAADAQAASTPALLQATPEYLHTARVFGDWTPVDRSTPARAELEDRLDFLFDFYAGQVEQRRWYGFWNYGDVMHTYDFDRHVWRYDVGGYAWDNSELSPDLWLWYSYLRSGRADVFRFAEAMTRHTGEVDVYHLGRWQGLGSRHNVQHWGCSAKQLRISTPAYRRFYYYLTADERTGDLLTELVDSDQNFLGLDPVRKVRPDADTYRPDRNALGVGLGTDWGSLAATWLTDWERTGNPRSRDRLLGTMADIGALKYGFLTGEALYDLDKGRFDAGRERIQVSHLSAVFGLVEVCSELVDLVPDQEFERAWLQYCRLFLATEAEQIEAVGTPLSGIHLTQAHSRLSAYAAARLGDAVLASRAWESFAEGGEHLNHGWAFTLKAIRPPHVLLPVDEAPTVSTNDASQFGLAVIQNLALIGEHLPR; via the coding sequence ATGACTGAAATGACCCACGTCAGGTGGATCGACGGCGGCGCGCCTTTGGAACTAAGTGCAGGAACCACCTGGGGCATGCCGTTTGCCCGTGGAACCGTGGCAAGGCCTGAAGCATTGACGGTACGGGATGCCGATGGCCGGCCCGTCGCCAGCCAGACCTGGCCGCTGGCCACGTGGCCCGACGGGTCCCTTAAATGGGCAGGGCTTGCCCTCGCAGCCACCGACTCACCGTCCGCGGAATACAGGGTGGCGTTCGACGGCGGCATCCAACCGGAAGCAGGCACGGCACCGCGTGTGGACGTGACGGAAACCGAGGAAGCAGTAACGGTGGGCACCGGCACGCTGCAAATGGAGATCAGGCGCCGCGGCTCCTCCCTCTTCAGCACCCTGTCCCGCAACGGTGTCACCGTTGCCCGCGACGGCCGTCTGGTCAGCCTGCTCCAGGACGGCCTGCCGGATGGCGCCGGAACTGCCACCCGGGAGGCATTCACCGGCGAGGTTACCGACGTCGTGATTGAACAACGCGGTCCCGTCCGCGCCGTGGTGAGGCTGGAAGGAAAGCACCTCCCGGACAGCGCAACCAGCGAAAGGCGCGGCTGGCTGCCGTTTGTGGTCCGGCTCTATTTCTATGCCGGAGCCCGTAGCGTTCGAATGGTCCACTCGTTCATCTGGGACGGCGACGCCAACCAGGATTTCCTGGCCGGGCTGGGCGTCCGTTTCACTGTCCCCCTTGAGGGCGAACTCCATGACCGGCACGTGAGAATAGCCGGAGCAGACGGCGGATTCCTGCTCGAGGCCGTGCGCGGCCTGACAGGCCTGCGCCGAGACCCCGGCGAAGCGGTCCGCCAGGCGCAGCTTGCGGGCGAGCGAACGCCGCCGGTCGAGGAATGGAACGAGGAGGTCTCCAGCCGCCTGCACCTGATCCCCGCCTGGAACGACTACACCCTCGCCCAGCTCAGCGCGGACGGCTTCGAACTGCGCAAACGCACCGCTGCGAATCATGGCTGGGTAGGAATCTCCGGCGGGACCAGGGCTGCGGGTTTCTGCTCGCTCAGCGATCCCAGCGGGGGTTTCGGCGTCGGCATCAAAGACTTCTGGCAGTCACATCCCGGACAACTGGATATCCGCAACGCCGCCACCGGCGAGGCTTCGCTGACTGCCTGGCTGTATTCGCCGGAAGCCCAGCCCATGGACCTGCGGTTTTACCATGACGGCCTGGGCCAGGACACGTTCGAGAAGCAGCTCGACGGCCTGGAGATCACCTACGAGGACTACGAACCGGGTTTCGGCAACCCCACCGGCATCGCCCGGACACACGAACTCAGCCTCTTTGCCTACAGCTCCACGCCTGCCACCGAAAGCCTCGCCGCAGACGCTCAGGCCGCATCCACACCAGCCCTCCTGCAGGCCACCCCGGAGTACCTCCATACGGCCCGGGTCTTCGGCGACTGGACTCCAGTGGACCGCAGCACCCCGGCCCGGGCCGAACTCGAAGACAGGCTGGATTTCCTCTTCGACTTCTATGCAGGCCAGGTGGAGCAGCGCCGCTGGTACGGCTTCTGGAACTACGGGGACGTCATGCACACGTACGACTTCGACCGGCACGTCTGGCGGTACGACGTGGGCGGCTACGCCTGGGACAACTCCGAGCTCTCCCCCGACCTCTGGCTCTGGTACTCCTACCTGAGGTCCGGGCGCGCGGACGTCTTCCGCTTTGCCGAGGCCATGACACGGCACACCGGCGAGGTGGACGTCTACCACCTGGGTCGGTGGCAGGGCCTTGGATCGCGGCACAATGTCCAGCACTGGGGCTGCAGCGCCAAGCAGCTGCGGATCAGCACGCCCGCCTACCGCCGGTTCTACTATTACCTGACTGCCGATGAACGCACCGGGGACTTGCTGACCGAGCTCGTTGACAGCGACCAGAACTTCCTGGGGCTGGATCCCGTCCGCAAGGTCCGTCCCGACGCCGACACCTACCGGCCGGACCGGAACGCGCTGGGCGTGGGTCTGGGGACCGACTGGGGTTCGCTCGCCGCCACGTGGCTCACCGACTGGGAACGCACCGGCAATCCGCGCTCCCGCGACCGGCTGCTGGGCACCATGGCGGACATCGGCGCGCTGAAGTACGGCTTCCTCACGGGTGAGGCCCTCTACGACCTGGACAAGGGACGGTTCGACGCCGGGCGCGAACGAATCCAGGTGTCCCACCTTTCGGCGGTGTTCGGCCTTGTGGAAGTCTGCAGCGAACTGGTGGACCTCGTGCCGGACCAGGAGTTCGAACGCGCCTGGCTGCAATACTGCCGGCTGTTCCTGGCCACCGAGGCGGAACAGATCGAGGCAGTGGGGACTCCCCTGTCCGGAATCCACCTCACCCAGGCCCACAGCAGGCTCAGTGCCTACGCCGCGGCCAGGCTGGGGGACGCCGTCCTTGCCTCCCGGGCCTGGGAAAGCTTTGCCGAGGGCGGGGAACATCTGAACCATGGATGGGCCTTCACGCTGAAGGCCATCCGGCCCCCGCACGTGCTCCTCCCCGTGGACGAGGCACCCACGGTCTCCACCAATGACGCCTCCCAGTTCGGGCTGGCGGTGATCCAGAACCTGGCCCTCATCGGGGAGCACCTGCCCCGCTGA
- a CDS encoding aminoglycoside phosphotransferase family protein has translation MISNDETDFPAEVEVPIDSELARRLVDAQFPEWAHLPLRPVQPDGWDNRTFRLGEQLTVRLPSGPWYALQVAKEQRWLPRLAPNLPLPIPAPVAEGVPGEGFPYPWSIYRWLEGRTADEATVTDMTGFAVTLGRFLKSLQGTDPAGGPAPGRHNWYRGAAPTVYADEALAAIDALGSEIPGDAVKRVWDHAVGAQWDGEPVWFHGDVAAGNLLTRNGQLSAVIDFGSSGVGDPACDMVIAWTFFDAPARAAFRETLGVDQATWSRGRGWALWKALINLVGALENTPAAAPGPRRDIQRLLDDFAATP, from the coding sequence GTGATCAGCAACGACGAGACGGACTTTCCCGCCGAAGTTGAGGTACCCATCGACAGCGAGCTTGCCCGCAGGCTGGTGGATGCGCAATTCCCGGAATGGGCCCATCTGCCCCTCCGGCCGGTCCAGCCCGACGGATGGGACAACCGGACCTTTCGGCTTGGTGAGCAGTTGACGGTCCGGTTGCCGAGTGGCCCCTGGTACGCCCTGCAGGTTGCGAAGGAACAGCGGTGGCTCCCCAGGCTGGCACCAAACCTGCCGTTGCCGATCCCCGCACCGGTTGCCGAGGGGGTGCCCGGCGAGGGGTTTCCCTACCCTTGGTCAATCTATCGCTGGCTCGAAGGACGCACCGCCGACGAAGCCACAGTCACGGACATGACCGGCTTCGCTGTCACCTTGGGCCGCTTCCTCAAGTCCCTGCAGGGAACCGATCCTGCCGGCGGCCCCGCGCCCGGAAGACACAACTGGTACAGGGGCGCGGCGCCAACCGTCTATGCCGACGAGGCGCTCGCCGCCATCGATGCCCTGGGCAGCGAAATCCCGGGCGACGCCGTCAAGCGGGTCTGGGATCACGCCGTCGGAGCCCAGTGGGACGGTGAGCCTGTCTGGTTCCACGGTGATGTTGCCGCCGGGAACCTGCTGACCCGTAACGGCCAGCTTTCGGCGGTCATCGACTTCGGCAGCTCCGGCGTGGGTGACCCCGCCTGTGACATGGTCATCGCCTGGACCTTCTTCGATGCGCCCGCCCGCGCAGCCTTCCGTGAAACGCTCGGAGTTGACCAGGCAACCTGGTCCCGCGGACGCGGCTGGGCCCTCTGGAAGGCACTGATTAATCTCGTCGGCGCCCTGGAAAACACTCCCGCCGCTGCACCCGGCCCGCGCCGGGACATCCAGCGGCTCCTCGATGACTTCGCGGCAACGCCTTAG
- a CDS encoding NADPH-dependent FMN reductase, with the protein MATYKIGYFVGSLASRSINRTLSKALIKLAPEELEFTEIPIKDLPLYSYDYDADFPPEGRALKEAIEDSDGILFVSPEYNRSIPGALKNAIDWGSRPWGTNSFSRKPTGIIGASPGGIGTAVMQSSMRSVLSFLDAPQLNAPEAYIKFNADVFGEDGDVRDESTAKFLRHYMEEYGAFVQRVLAANAPGHIGDLEPDVDKLSR; encoded by the coding sequence ATGGCAACGTACAAGATCGGATACTTTGTCGGGAGCCTGGCGAGCCGCTCCATCAACCGCACATTATCCAAGGCCCTGATCAAGCTGGCTCCGGAAGAACTGGAGTTCACCGAGATCCCCATCAAGGATCTGCCGCTGTACAGCTACGACTACGACGCGGATTTTCCACCGGAAGGGCGGGCCCTCAAGGAGGCGATCGAGGACTCTGACGGCATCCTGTTTGTGTCGCCCGAATACAACCGTTCCATTCCCGGGGCATTGAAGAACGCCATCGATTGGGGATCGCGCCCCTGGGGAACGAATTCGTTCTCGCGCAAGCCGACCGGCATTATCGGCGCGTCTCCCGGGGGAATCGGTACGGCCGTCATGCAGTCCTCCATGCGGAGCGTCCTGAGCTTCCTGGATGCACCACAACTCAATGCACCCGAGGCCTACATCAAGTTCAATGCCGACGTTTTCGGTGAGGACGGCGACGTCAGGGACGAATCCACCGCCAAGTTCCTTCGCCACTACATGGAGGAATATGGCGCATTCGTCCAGCGGGTGCTGGCCGCCAATGCTCCGGGGCACATCGGCGACCTTGAGCCGGATGTGGACAAGCTGTCGCGCTGA
- a CDS encoding sensor histidine kinase has product MGNESALDEVVARGGVITDRHPLDFHTLGLAGCIDRLTAPLRQHGTAVHWDTPHWGIEIPAHSAYLLYQSAREALSNALTYSDASNLTVQLAAVDHGIRLVVSDDGTGFDSELAISGRHHGYGLRLMSVAVHEAGGSVDICSSPGCGTTITVTLPLD; this is encoded by the coding sequence ATGGGGAACGAATCGGCTCTGGATGAAGTTGTCGCTCGGGGAGGCGTGATCACGGACCGTCATCCGCTCGACTTCCACACCCTGGGGCTGGCCGGCTGCATCGACCGGCTCACGGCTCCCCTCCGCCAGCACGGGACCGCTGTCCACTGGGACACCCCGCACTGGGGCATCGAAATTCCGGCGCACTCCGCGTACCTGCTTTACCAGTCGGCCCGGGAAGCGTTGAGCAACGCGCTCACGTACTCCGACGCCTCCAACCTGACTGTCCAGCTTGCCGCTGTGGACCACGGGATCCGCCTGGTGGTTTCCGACGACGGCACAGGCTTTGACAGTGAGCTCGCCATCAGCGGCCGGCACCACGGCTACGGCCTGCGCCTTATGTCGGTGGCCGTTCACGAGGCGGGCGGTTCCGTGGACATCTGCTCGAGCCCGGGATGCGGCACCACCATTACCGTCACCCTTCCGCTGGACTAG